The DNA window ATTTTGATCAACTACGGTATTTTTGGATTTTGCGTTTACCTTAGATGCGATACTATCGTTTAAGTACGACTTTAACTTATCACCATCTATTCGCGCTCTCAGCACATTGTCTACCGATTGTACGTTAATCCACTTTGCCACTTCTTCCCGACTCGGCTGAAAAGTTTTTTCGCTCGCCAATAGGGTAATTTGATGATTTAGAATTGAGTTAGCGTCTTGTACCGCGATGGTTAGATTCTCTGGGAGGATGTCGGCCAATTTGGGCGTGAGCGGAACAGATATGGCAGTTTGATGTTGGACGATAGCCCGACCGATACTTTCCGATAGCGCATCGTTATCTACCCACATTCCACTGCTATTTTGATTCACCGTAACCGGATTGGTAGATAGATTTAAGCTGGCGTCGGTGGGTTGTTGACTAAAAGTGGGGTAAATATTTTTTTCAAAATAGGTTTTTTTGGTAGTTTCAGAAATTTTATATGACAGTTTGATATTATTGGATTGTGTTACAAATGCCCAAAGCAGTTTGAATGGTCCCAGCCCGACAATTTTGTCGTGGCTTAAATTATAGGCCTGATCAATCATTTGGCTTGTATTGATCGTAACACCAAGATCGGATAATGAAGCGGTTTTTTTAGCATCACCCGAGGTGAATGTGATGCCTTGCTTATTGCGCTCTGTCATTGCTGCGGATAAATTTTCGGTTAATTGAGCTCGATTTTGTTTGGCATAACTTATGCCATCAATTTTGATGCCAGGCAGAATTTGATCAGCGTAGGCATATTCGGACGCCAAAGCAGCCACAATTATCAAAACAATGGCCACAACCACCCCCAAAACAATTTTTTTCCACATACTATTATTCTAACAGAACAACTGCCAGCTTGCGAAATAGGTCATTTTTAGTTATAATTTGAATATCATATCACATATCGCGGGCTTGTAGCTTCCCGACGCTTGCGGTCGGGATCCCGACAGTATCGTCGGAACAGTTGGTTAAAAAGAATATAATCAGATAATACTTATTCGGGCTTGTAGCTCAGTTGGTTAGAGCAGACGGCTTATATCCGTCCGGTCGTAGGTTCAAGTCCTACCAAGCCCACCAATTTATTACTATTTTCCGAGACTAATTTGACGTTTTTTGAACAAGTCCTCGCCTATCATTACTACTATTGCAGATAACACCGGAGCAATCCAACCGATAATCGAGAGCGGACGAGTGTTTAATACCTGGTTAAAGAATGGTAAGTAGATAACCAGCAAAGTAATTACGAAAGACCCTAACATCGCCAACAGTAACTTATTGTTTGGCTTTTTTGTTAGTTGCATTAAAGTTTGAGTTTCACTGCGTGAATGTAAGGCAAAAGAAATCATAAATAGCGCCAGTGCCAAAAAGGCGGCTGATGAAGCCATCGTAGCCATTTCGTGGCTAATTGCCATATCGCTATTAAAGCGCCACCCGTTCTGAAAAAGTATGACATAGTATGATAATATTGCACCACAAGCAGCTACGCCACCATTTCGTAAAATCCGCCAAATTGTCACCGAAGCAATTAAGACTTGATTGTATCGGCTGGGATGATGCCTCATTATGTCCGGTTCTGAACCGTCTACGCCCAAAGCCAATGATGGCATTAGGCCGATCATAAAATCTAAAATAATAATCTGTACCGGCAACAAAACCGGCGGCAAGCCAAGCATTAATCCAAAAATTACCACTAGAATTTGCACCGCAACGGTGGCAAATTCATAAAACACGAACTTTCTAATGTTGTTAAATATAATCCGGCCTTCTTTAATTGATTCCACAATAGTTGAGTACGAGTCGTCTTTAAGCACCATCCCCGCAGACTCTCTAGCAATGTCAGTGCCATATTTACCCATCGCAATACCAATATCAGCCTGGCGCAACGCTGGGGCATCGTTGACCCCATCGCCGGTCATACCCACCACTTCATAATTAGATTGCAACGCTTGAACGATTTTTTGTTTCTGTCGTGGATCAATTTCCGAAAAAAGTACCGGCTCCGGGTTCTTTAACATTCGACGGAGTTGGTTCACAGACAAATGCATCAGCTCGCTTCCGGTGATGATTTTTGGGTCATCGGTGTACAAACCAATTTGTTTTCCAATACTGATAGCGGTTTTAGACCAATCACCGGTGATCATAATGGTACGCACATTTGCATCCTTGGAAATTGCGATTGAACGGTCGATGCCGGTTTTTGGGGCATCAGTTAAACTAACAAGTGCAATAGGATGCAAGTGATTCTCTATCTCGGCATCAAAATTTTCCGGATTTGGCTGGAATTTTTTCCACTCATCTTTCGATATCTGCCTCATCGCTAAAATAATGATTTTTTTACCTTTTTCCGACCATTCATCCATTGTTTGTTCTATTTGATCCTGAACACGTTCGTTAAATTGGCTAAGTAAACCGTTTGGCGCCCCTTTGGTTAAACACCAAATATTGCGCTCGGCATCTTCCACAATAACCGACATCCGTTTTCGAACTGAATCAAATGGCAATTGTGCAATTTCCGTAAATCGTTTTCGTTCAAGATTAAACACCTTGCGGTTCATTGATTGATACAACGCCACATCAACCTGATCGCCAATTACTCCCTTGGTTGAAATAACCGCCGAATTGCAACAAGCGATAATGGCGTTATACCATTCTGAGCTCTGTTTTGACTGGTTTAACATCTTGGTTTCAGACAGTTCTAGTTGGTTATTAGTTAAGGTACCGGTTTTATCGGTACAAATGACTGTTACCGATCCCAGTGTTTGCACTATTGGTAACCTACGCACAATGGCTTGTTTTTTGACCAATCGCATTGAACCCACTGCCAATGTAACCGAAACCGCCGAGGTCAATCCTTCAGGCACAATGGCCACCATTGACGAAATCACCAGTAACATCGTTTGGGTTATTGAACGTTCTGAATAGATGCTTAACAGTAAAATTACCAACCCGATAATTAGTCCGGACACCGCAGAGAAACGACTAATTTGATCAATTTGCTTTTCTAACGGAGTTTTAGGTGGTTTTGCCGCCAGTACTAAATCGGCAACCTGGCCAATCACCGTTTGCTCTCCAACGGCAATCACCACCGCCTCAGCATCTCCCTCAACCACGCTTGTGCCGGCAAACACACAGTTGTCCAGCTCGGCAATAGGACGGTTGCTGTGTTTAAGCTCTCCGGCATACTTTATTTTTGATTCAAATTCTCCGGTAAGTGCGGATTCATTTAATTTTAATGACGAGGCTTTAATCAGTCTGGCATCAACCGGCACCATATCGCCAGCGGAAATCAGCAAGATGTCACCCAAAACAATATTTTTTGATCTAATAGTAGCGATGCCACCCTTGCGTCTGACACGAGAATACTGGGGTATTAATTTTTTGAATTCGGCCAGTGCACTTTCAGCCCGATATTCTTGAACCGAACCGATGATTGCGTTTATTAACACCACGGTCAAAATTACCCACCCTTGCGACTTTTCGTCAACTATAAAGGAAAAAATCGCGCCAATAAACAGTAGAAATACGAGCGCACTTTTAAACTGGCTTAAAAATAACTTTAGCCAAAAAAACAGTTGATTTTGTTTGGCTTCACGAATCTTTAGACCTTGCAGCCGTTTATCTGCCTCGTACTCGGTCAAGCCGTCACTAGAAGTTCGCAAAAAATCAAAGACCTGATCGATCTTGTCTTCGATTAAAAATCGATGCTTAACACCCAACCCCTCCATTAAAATACCCCTCTATTAATAATGTTATTTAACTGCGTCTTTGATGGCGTTGGGCTCGAATCCGATCACAATGTTTTCTACATCACTGGTATCCGCATTAATTGTAATTAACGCCGGCACGCTCCATTGGCCTGTCACTTTTACCAACTCTTCCTTTGCGTCATCATCTTTATCCAAATTTACTTCCTCGAAATCAACCTTGAGATCGAGTAATAGCGCCTTGGTAAGGCGACAGTGCTCGCTACCAGAGATGGTGTATAAACAGATTTTACTTGCCATATTAACGCCTTATTTTATTAATGTTTTAATAGTTAAATAGCTATCTAATATAACCATGATCTCCGCGATGTTTCCAGAGGCATATTCAATGCCTCCGGTGCGCTCAACCAAACGGCGTATCATTACATCTGCGCCCTCTGAGCAGCTAACCATGCCAGATGGAAGTTTAGCCGCCCACTGCATAATCGGCAATGAAAATCGGTTATCGCCACAAACTGCTACAAAAATATCTTTACCGATAGCCTGCAAAACGGTTTCTACTGCCGGAATATCCGTTATCTCGCCTGGACGAATTACTGAACCTCTTGAACCCAGATGCACAAAACTAATTTTGTTTAGATACTGATCTATGCGCTCCATATCCCACAAACGATCATCGGGCTGAGCGGCAAAAATCCCACTTAAACTCGGATCAGCGTTGAGGAAAAAGTTGGTAGCATGATTTTGGACAGCTTCAACATCTTCTTTAACCAAATCGGCTAATGCGGTTGCAAAACACAACATTAACATTTTAGCGGCATCTTTATCTAACGAGTTATCAGTCCCACGAGCGAATGGATGCACCCTAATTCCACAAGAAAACTCGGTCGAGCTGAAGTAGAATTTATCTCGAATATTTTGATCTTTTGACATACTGCTGGCCGCCAATGCCACCCGGTCCATAACCTGAGTGATTTCTCCGCGCACACCCTCGGTAAAATCTTTCTTCTCTTTTTTATCACCGCCAAGATACAGACCAAGACCAGATTCATATACAATACTCACCCGACCATCGGCAATTGCCACACCACCAACAAGCGCGGTAATTAAAATGGTGGTAACATCAGCTGAATCGTGGGACAAAAAGACCATATGAGCGGTTGGGTGATTTGCAATAAACTGAGTAAAATATGGGATCAATTCGGTGCGAATTTGCGGAATGTCGTGATCAGTAACGATCAAATCATCAATGTGAAAAATCAATGCAATTTGTGGCTTAAAATCATAATTTAGCATCTGCAATGCAATGGTTAGCGACTCGGCAGTTGCGCGTGGCAATAAATTTATAATACTGGCTTTATCTTCGTCTGGAATGTTAGATAGCAGACTCTGGGCTTGCTGCTTGGCTTGATCACGTGCGGTTTCGGCGTTATGACCCAGTAATTCGTCAATCAGTTTGAGCTCTGGCACCAACGCCTCAAGACGAGCCAATTTTTTCAGATCGGCTTTGTTGGCTAATGATTCGACTAATTTAACAATGTCTTCTTTTTTCGCCATAATACTTATATCATAGCGGTTGGAGACAAAAAATAACAGTGACAAAATATATTAATGCGAAGGCGTCGCGCAACAGTTGCTCGCGACGCCTAAGTTGGCAATCAACGCCCTTTCCCATTCAGGGCAGAATCGCCTTGATCACATGACCTGTGTAATGGCCACGCATCCCTGGAACTTCGTCCATCTCGAAGAAGATCGTATTGCCCACCACACTGTCGGTGATCTCCTCAGACGGGAACCGAACACCCCTCAAGATGGACTTTCCGGAGACTATCTCGACACCCTGCCATTCCCTAGTCTGAGCAGTCGCATCCTCTACCCTGCTGACTATGCCAAATACCAGCACAGCGCTCACCTCCCGAAGGTAATTGAAGATCTTGCTACAAAAATATCATTATTTTTAATTTTTGTCAATATGGATGTCAATAACTGGCATAAGTACGCTTTGACATTACTCGTCATTTCGACAATCGTGAGCGAAGTCGAACGACGAGAAATCCCGACTGTTTTAGATCAATACGGGATCTCTCTCCGCCAGCTGGCGAATTTGAGATGACGAGGTTCTTTCCATCTTCCATCATCCATTCTCAATTTTCCGAACCCTACATCGGCCTTAGAGTACCGGCAAAGATCTGCCAAGCCAGTAGCGATTTCGCCACCAAGCTGAGTAAAATATACATTCCTTCGCCGAATAAATAGTTCTTCCACGGCCCCACTTTTTGATACTGCAAATACATATTCAAAGCAAAGCTAAAGAAGAATATAAAGATGGATACAAAAATCCAATAAACAAACGTGGGAATAGCGTTACCTTCAACCGTACCCGCACCCCAAAAGTAGATAGCAATCGCTACCCATGGCAACAATCCCGCTAAACTACCCACCGAAAAAGCAGTCCAGTCTACGTCTGATTTTTTCTGATTATAAACTTCCATCACCAAACCACATAAGTTCATCACCGCGGTTAAACCAAACATCATCATTAAACTAGATAAATCATATATCCCGCTTAGCATGCCAATTAGCACAATCATAAGCGCAGCCGAGATTGAATATTCGTACCAGCGCGCTTTATTCATCCCCTTTTCTAAATTGGCAGCGTAGGTGCGATAGTAAAAAGTGGCAATAGCAAAATGAAACAATGCCGAAATAAAGAAGAATAGCGCCACACCATAGCCCAAATTAACGTGAAACAGATTCTTTGTAGCTGAATCTAACGTTTGTGTGAACGAATTGAACTGCAAAAAACTGGTGTTTACCGGCAACTTAAAATTGGTGCTCAGACAAATTATCACCACCCCCTGCACAAAGTGCAAAAACCCCATTAGTGTGTTATAAACCCGAAATTTACGAATTTGTTTTTCCACAAATCCTCCTTTAGCTTATTCTAAGGTAATTACTATATTAGTACAACCAAGAATTAACCCACACGTGCCGAGCTAGCCAGAAATGCGACAACCCGGTTCCCGTGCCCCATGGAATAAAGTACAGTCCGGAAGAAAGTAAAATTATCACGATTAGCAAGCATAACCATGGTTGTTTATGCCAAACAATGTTCAACCAATATCCTAAAATCAGCAGTGCCATACCGTAAGCGGGTAAGTAATGATAGTTAAACAAGACGCGCTTGATCGGCATCCATGGCAGCCAAAACGCAAAGAATCCAATTAGTAACGGCGTTAAAACGTGGTCAGCGATAGACAATTTTAATCTAAACCGCTGCCACATCAAATAAATAACACTCCAAATTACCGCCAATCCGCTAGTCCACCAAACCAATGGATTGCCAATGGCGGTTATTAGCCGAGTGACACCACCGGAATCTTCGTTAAAGTAAAACAGTACCGGTCTGGTTAACAGCGGCCATGTCCACCATTGTGACCCCCAAGGGTGCGTGGCAGTTAAGGTTAAATGATAATTCCAGGCGTGCTGATTCCAGTACCAACCGTCTAACCATGGATTTGAGGAGGCAATAATCGCTTGCCCGAGCATCACGAATGCTTGATAAATCACAACCGTAATAGTTAAGCTCAGTATAAATCGCCACAGCATTTTTTTGCGCCACATTATGTATCCGATGGGCGCAAGAACACCAAGCGCCATCCATTTGATGGAAAATGTTAATCCAAGTAGAACAGCTAGCCAAATTAGTTGTTTTGGCTTCGTTACTCGTAAAGTATAAAGCCAACAAGCAAAAATGAAGAAAAATAGGATACCGTCCATTAGCCCGGAGCGTGAATAGGAGATCAAAATGGTTTCCACGGAAAGTAGGGCGAACATAATCACAGCGGAAACGACACTTTTATTCTGTTTAAGGCTGATTAATGCGAATAATGGAACAATCGCCAGGCCAAAAATTGCGGGAATAATGCGCCAACCCAACGGATTATCTTTGAAAATAAACATACCAATGGCAATTAACCATTTGCCAAATGGGGGATGCACATCAAAAAAAGCGGTGCGGGTTAGATAATCGTTAGCAAAAACCGGAAAATAGACCTCGTCAAAGATACGTTCGTTTGGGAAATGCAGATCGTAAGTTCGTGCAATTACCCCCACCACTCCCACCAAAACGGTGACGCAAATAAGTAGCAAAAACGGATAGTATGACTTCTTCATACTATTTCTTAGATCGTTTTACTGATTTTTGCTTCCCCCAATCAATTAGTGGCGCCGCTTTACCAGCTTTTGAAGATAAATATTGATGAGCCGCAATGGCCGCTTTTGCCCCTTCGCCAGCCGAGATAACCACCTGTTTGTACGGCATGGTGGTAACATCTCCGGCGGCAAACACGCCTTCGGTTGAGGTAGAACAATCGGGCTGAATAATAATTTGACCCAATTTATCTACGGCCACAAGCTGTTTTACCCAATCGGTTTTGTTACTATATCCCACCGCCACAAAAACGGCGGATGCGGGAATATTCTTTTCAACATCTTGATGTAATATCTTGACGCTATTTAGGTTGCTTGAACCCTCAACCGCCACTACCGAAGCGTCATAAATAACCTCAATGTTTTTACGTTTGGATAACTCTTTAAGTAGTACCGCTTCGCTCTTAAGTTCGCTAGTTCGGCAAACCAAATATACTTTTTCGGCATTTTTTGCCACGGCATTGGCAAAAGTTACCGCGCTATTACCGCCACCAACTACAACAACATTCGAGTATTTAGGGTGATTTTTCGGAATATGGTGATAAATTTGATCTCTAAATTCGGTTTCCCCAGGCACTTCTAAATCATTCGGTGTTTTTCCAAACGCCAAAATAATACTATTAGCCTGATATTTTTTGGTCAATGTAGCGACAAAAAACAACCCGTTGGCTTTGTGAACGGACGCAGTAGTTTCGTAAACAATTTTTGCACCAGTTTTTTCTGCTTGCGCGGCAAAAAGTTCCATTAATTTTGCCCCCTCCGTTAACGGGAGGCCGGGATAGTTTGCAATATCTGGGGTAATTCCAGCTTGGCCACCCAAATCGGACGATAAAATCAACGTTGAAAGCCCTCGACGAGAGGCAAAAAGACCAGCAGTTAGCCCCGCCGCTCCTCCTCCGACAATAATCAGATCATAAAGCTTATCCATAACTCATACTTTAGCTTATTTTCATGGTTTTAGGTAGTGTTACACAATAGTCGTCGCTTGATTAATATGTCCACCGATTTATCCAAGCACTAAGCACTAAATCCGAAATTCGAAAAAAATAATAAATAAGAAATCGAAAATTCTAAATTTTTAATTTTGTTCTTTAAATTTATTTCGAATTTGGTGCTTCGATTTTAGAATTTATTATTGTAAAAGTCCTTAGGCATATCAACAAAGTACACACCAGCATGGGAGGATGATTATTCAATGTTAACTGACTGCAATAATTCCGGCATCTCAACCCGCAAGTCGGGGTGCGCTTGTTTTATCTTACCCACCAGCACTTCACGACTTGTTTCTTCGCCATGAGTAACATATAACTGGCCAATTTTTTTATAGCCCGAGATCCATTCCAGTAATTGAGCTTGATCAGCATGGGCTGAAAACGCCGAAATCTGGCGTACTTCTGCCTCTAATGTCATATCCTGATGCATTACATGAATCTGACGCTCACCATCCAAAATGCGCCGGCCCAAACTGTGCTGAACCATAAAACCAACAATGCAAATTATGGTAGATTTGATGCCGCCGTAGTGAATTAAATGATGCGATATTCGCCCACCATTCATCATTCCAGACCCGGCGATAATAATTTTTGGTGCAGCCACAAAATTAATTGATTTTGATTCCTCTACCGTAGTACAGTATTTCAAGTGTGGGAACGAAAAGAAATCATCACCATGCTGAATGTGTTTCTGGCTGTCCGAATCAAATAAGCTCTCGTAGCGTCGAAAAACGGCCGTAGTCTCAATTGCCAATGGCGAGTCGACAAAAATTGGGATGTCTGGAATGGCCCCCGTCTCACGTAAATCGTTAAAATGATATAACAATTCTTGGGTGCGCTCTAAGGCAAAAGCGGGTATAAGCAACGTGCCTTTGTTAGCAACCACATCTAATACCGCTTTTTTAAGCTCGGCTACCCGATCTGAGTGTTCGTGCAAACGATCACCGTAAGTGGACTCTACCACCACAACATCAGCAGATTCGGGCTGAGCCGGTGGATTCATCAGCGGCACCGGATCGTTACCTAAATCGCCCGAAAAAATAATATGTTTTCCGTTAATTATCACTTCAATAATTGCCGAACCTAAAATGTGACCGGCGTCGTGAAAAATTACACTCACTTTGTCCGAAATACGAGTAGATGTTTTGTAAGGAACCGGGCGATACATACTGTTTAGCGCCTTAACCTCGTTTAAGGTGTACAACGGGATGTCATGATGTGTTTTAGCTTCATGAAACATCAAATCAGCCGCATCGGCTAAAATTAGATCGGCTAGCTCAGCAGTTTGAGCGGTGGTATAAATATGGCCTCTAAAACCATCATGATAAAGCTTGGGCAAACGGCCGCAATGATCAAAATGAGCATGAGTAAGTAGCACAAAATCTAAGCTTGACGGTTCAAACGGCCAGCGCGCCTTGTTCTTTTCAATCGCTTCGTCTGACCCTTGAAACATGCCGCAATCAATCAAAAAGCGAGTGTCTCCATCCTCAATAAAATAGCTGGAACCGGTTACCTCACCCGCTGCCCCCAAAAATTGAATTGTCATTTTACCCCTCTTAAAGATTCTTAATCAAATCTTCTGTCCTGTTCCGGTGTGTGCTTTTCTTGTTCGTGAATAATACCAATCACATTTTTAACCAACTTGGCTGGGTCATCATCAAATACAATATTATTGTGACCACGCTTTGCCGTATCCAAAATGCCTTCAATTTCCGTAGTAATACCGCCCGAACCGGTTAAAATACCAATTGGTTTTTTGTCTTCAAATGCGATAGTAAATTCATTCAGCGTGCCAATACGCCCACAGATGAATATGGCCGCATCAGCAGAACGAATCATCAACAGGTTGCGCCCGGAATAATCAAAACCGGTATAAATAATTAAATCCATATAGCTAACCGGCAAACGATATTTTTTTACATGCTCGGCTTTAGACGAGGCAGGGGATAATCCAATACTAATACCACCGTGCTCTTTGGCACCAATGGTTGCCCAGTGTGGGATATCGGTGGTAGCGCCAGTAACCAGCACAGCGTCATTTTTGGCAATTTCTTCACCCACAATCTTGGCTTTTTGATAAGCTCCCGGGGCGCAATTATTAACCGCCGAACCGGAAACGGCGATTTTGTACTTTGGCGAATCTGGAAACTTTACCCCCTTTGGCTGATCAGGCATATTAGCTCTCTCCTTGTTTCTTATCTATTTAATTTTACTTGATTGTAGCCCTTTTGGCTAATCCCACCGTGTCATTCCGGGCTAGACCCGGAATCTATTTGAAAGAAAAACGGGCACCCCCACTGGGGATACCCGTTAGCAACATAGCTATGGCTTGGGGTTGTTGTACTGCTTGTCTGCCATAATCGAGCAGGCGCGAGTGAATCCGTTCTTTAGCTTTGTCTTACGGGCGACATCGCCCTTGGCATACCGGTCAACCATTACGTAGAACGCGTGGTGAGCCAAAATGCTGCTCCGGTTTTCGCAATCTTCGTCGGACAGCAGTGGTTCACCGTATGTCGTAAACACCCAGAACGCCTTGGGTGACGGCTGCGGATATGGCGCCTCCCCCACCGGGATTCGGCTTGTGTGGTAGTGCCGCAAGAACCGTTTCACCAACCGTTCTAATGCAACTTGGTACGGTTTTCCATAACATAAGGCTGAGTTGTTTCCCTGTATTGCGTAGATGATCCGTTCTTCATCAATTTCAGTGTTCGGATCATAGAACTTCTGACGCACTCCGGGAATCGTATGGTCGCGATAGGCATGCAAGCACTCGTGAGACAGAATATCGCCACGCGTATGAGACGAGGTTCTAGGAGAAACCGGGGATATCAATATCCTATTGTTCACCGGATCGTACTCAGACTGGTTACTTGGCAGTACCCCGGCTTTCGAACATTCCGACTTCGATAATAGTGGCACAATTGCCAACTTACCATCAGTACTAACCTGGCGTACCTCCAAATCTCCCACTTTGTAGCGCTCACTGGCCCAGAGTACAGCTTTTCGTTGCTCGGGATCGCGTGACACCATGATGGCATCGGCCATGAACCGCGTTGACAACATACCGCGTTCATCTATCGTACTGGTATCATGCGATTGCGCAGCCCAAGCGCACTGACCAGCATAGCACAACACAGCGAACGTAAGGATGGCAGAGGTTGAACATTTCATCTTGCACTCCTCGCTGATTATGTTGAGTTGTTAAGGCACTTTCAAATACACTTCTTGGTGCATAACGACATTATTATAACAAATTGTTTAAATATTATAATACATTTTTACATGACAAAGCCACAAAGAACAACAACTGCTAGGTGTTTTTCACCCTAACAGTTGTTGCTCTCAAATTATCAGCTTTAAAACTAGGTTGGTTCTATTATCTAGAATGGTTTCCCTGTTTTGGGATCTCTACCGTTCCTAATATCGTTATCTATCAATTCAAATGTCACTTTATCCAGTTGTTTTTTCAACTTATTGTATTCTTGACGATCTCGCTCGCATTGTTGCTCCATGTACCTCTTCGCGCAAGAGAAATCGGGTCCCTTCGGGGGAGTATATGGCGGAACGACTGGGGGTTTTCTGCCTCCATTTGATGGTGGATTTTGTCTGTCTCTTTCCGGAGGATTCCAACCACCCCTATTTTTGGGTGGATTAGGGGGTATCATTGGCGGAGAATAATCTCTCGAAGGAGTTGGAATTGGTTCAACAAAAAATCGTGGATAAAATGGAGTGGGTTTTGGAGTTGGAAGGAAGTAGTCTCTAAATGGATCAAGCCCTGGTAAGATACTCCTTCCTAATTGCGGGTCAAATTGTCCTCCCATCAATCCACCATCTCCAAAATTCGGAAGTCTTGATCCGCCTCCCCATTCACTTGGTAGTTGCAACAAGTTATAAGTGCTTCCAGAGGTTGCAACTGTATTTGCATAAGCATCAGTAGTTAGGGTAGCAGAGATAGACTGGTTTGAGGCAGTAGTGGTTCTGTTTGTACCTGCACCATCATACAAAAAGTATTCGGAGTCTCGACGGATTACATCGTTACCGTACGAATATGTACCAGTTGTTGTTGACCCCTGTTTTTCTAATAGGATAGAATTTCCAGTCATCTGAAACACGGTAGTTGTTCCACCTGCTGTGCGACTGTATTGCCTACCTAGCGCATCGTAGGCATAGGTAATGTTGGTGCCATTTTGAGAAATTTGGGTAAGCTGACCTTCGTAATCGTATGTAAGGTCGTAGCTTGTTCCAGCCAAGGTGCGGTTAGTCTGATATCCGGCATCATTGTAAGTGTAGCTATTAGTAAACCCGCCACTGGTTGCTGTTACCTCGTTATCATCATTAATAGTAAAGCTGGTAGATGTACCGCCAACGGTTTGGGCGGTACGATTACCAACACCGTCCAAAGTGTAGCTCTTGCTATATGAGTTTGAGCCAGTGCGGGTTTCGCTGGTTAATCTGTCTGCACCATCATAGCCATAGGTAACCACGTCTCCGCTATCTTCGGTAACTGTATAGGCGGTACCGTCATCATTGTAGGTATAGGCAAATGAACTTAAGGTGGTGTTGCTGCTGTTTTTGTTGGTAACGCTAGTCAGCTGGTTGGCATTGTCATATACCATAGTAACTGTGGTGCTATTTGGATTGGTAATGTTAGTTTCGTTACCATTGTTGTCGTAGGTGTAAGTAGTGGTACCATTGGTTTCAGACTCGGTATAGATCTGATCTCTTGCAGTATAGGCATAGGTCATT is part of the Patescibacteria group bacterium genome and encodes:
- a CDS encoding L,D-transpeptidase family protein translates to MWKKIVLGVVVAIVLIIVAALASEYAYADQILPGIKIDGISYAKQNRAQLTENLSAAMTERNKQGITFTSGDAKKTASLSDLGVTINTSQMIDQAYNLSHDKIVGLGPFKLLWAFVTQSNNIKLSYKISETTKKTYFEKNIYPTFSQQPTDASLNLSTNPVTVNQNSSGMWVDNDALSESIGRAIVQHQTAISVPLTPKLADILPENLTIAVQDANSILNHQITLLASEKTFQPSREEVAKWINVQSVDNVLRARIDGDKLKSYLNDSIASKVNAKSKNTVVDQNNNTISTGQDGVSLVIDDSITAIQTALASTDMKQTIRLAVKVQSSATTAVNTQDGSTPGQYPGKYIEINLTLQRMYLYEGSTFVNSFRVSTGKWSTPTPTGTFSIQNAIRTAYSSAYGLYMPYWHAITPDGAYGIHGLPYRGNWVEGASHIGTPVSHGCVRLGSGDDVFEYNWADIGTPVVIHK
- a CDS encoding cation-transporting P-type ATPase, whose protein sequence is MEGLGVKHRFLIEDKIDQVFDFLRTSSDGLTEYEADKRLQGLKIREAKQNQLFFWLKLFLSQFKSALVFLLFIGAIFSFIVDEKSQGWVILTVVLINAIIGSVQEYRAESALAEFKKLIPQYSRVRRKGGIATIRSKNIVLGDILLISAGDMVPVDARLIKASSLKLNESALTGEFESKIKYAGELKHSNRPIAELDNCVFAGTSVVEGDAEAVVIAVGEQTVIGQVADLVLAAKPPKTPLEKQIDQISRFSAVSGLIIGLVILLLSIYSERSITQTMLLVISSMVAIVPEGLTSAVSVTLAVGSMRLVKKQAIVRRLPIVQTLGSVTVICTDKTGTLTNNQLELSETKMLNQSKQSSEWYNAIIACCNSAVISTKGVIGDQVDVALYQSMNRKVFNLERKRFTEIAQLPFDSVRKRMSVIVEDAERNIWCLTKGAPNGLLSQFNERVQDQIEQTMDEWSEKGKKIIILAMRQISKDEWKKFQPNPENFDAEIENHLHPIALVSLTDAPKTGIDRSIAISKDANVRTIMITGDWSKTAISIGKQIGLYTDDPKIITGSELMHLSVNQLRRMLKNPEPVLFSEIDPRQKQKIVQALQSNYEVVGMTGDGVNDAPALRQADIGIAMGKYGTDIARESAGMVLKDDSYSTIVESIKEGRIIFNNIRKFVFYEFATVAVQILVVIFGLMLGLPPVLLPVQIIILDFMIGLMPSLALGVDGSEPDIMRHHPSRYNQVLIASVTIWRILRNGGVAACGAILSYYVILFQNGWRFNSDMAISHEMATMASSAAFLALALFMISFALHSRSETQTLMQLTKKPNNKLLLAMLGSFVITLLVIYLPFFNQVLNTRPLSIIGWIAPVLSAIVVMIGEDLFKKRQISLGK
- a CDS encoding glutaredoxin domain-containing protein; this encodes MASKICLYTISGSEHCRLTKALLLDLKVDFEEVNLDKDDDAKEELVKVTGQWSVPALITINADTSDVENIVIGFEPNAIKDAVK
- the heR gene encoding heliorhodopsin HeR, with amino-acid sequence MEKQIRKFRVYNTLMGFLHFVQGVVIICLSTNFKLPVNTSFLQFNSFTQTLDSATKNLFHVNLGYGVALFFFISALFHFAIATFYYRTYAANLEKGMNKARWYEYSISAALMIVLIGMLSGIYDLSSLMMMFGLTAVMNLCGLVMEVYNQKKSDVDWTAFSVGSLAGLLPWVAIAIYFWGAGTVEGNAIPTFVYWIFVSIFIFFFSFALNMYLQYQKVGPWKNYLFGEGMYILLSLVAKSLLAWQIFAGTLRPM
- a CDS encoding phospholipid carrier-dependent glycosyltransferase, with protein sequence MKKSYYPFLLLICVTVLVGVVGVIARTYDLHFPNERIFDEVYFPVFANDYLTRTAFFDVHPPFGKWLIAIGMFIFKDNPLGWRIIPAIFGLAIVPLFALISLKQNKSVVSAVIMFALLSVETILISYSRSGLMDGILFFFIFACWLYTLRVTKPKQLIWLAVLLGLTFSIKWMALGVLAPIGYIMWRKKMLWRFILSLTITVVIYQAFVMLGQAIIASSNPWLDGWYWNQHAWNYHLTLTATHPWGSQWWTWPLLTRPVLFYFNEDSGGVTRLITAIGNPLVWWTSGLAVIWSVIYLMWQRFRLKLSIADHVLTPLLIGFFAFWLPWMPIKRVLFNYHYLPAYGMALLILGYWLNIVWHKQPWLCLLIVIILLSSGLYFIPWGTGTGLSHFWLARHVWVNSWLY